In the Larus michahellis chromosome 6, bLarMic1.1, whole genome shotgun sequence genome, one interval contains:
- the CH25H gene encoding cholesterol 25-hydroxylase, with translation MNCSLPDSVLLSYAMDGLRDRLCLQSLWDFITAKEPLIKSPFFPVLFSFTAYMAFCLPYIALDFLSTRLPNLRKYKIQPQNYPTLGMMVPCIIQSAYHHVVFIFPVTFLHWYWRPMNLPVIAPELPKVLLEVVVCLLLFDFEYFLWHLLHHKVPWLYKTFHKVHHKHVSTFALTTQYSGVWELLSLGFFAAINPVLLGCHPLTEMIFFLVNIWLSVEDHSGYDLPWSTHRLVPFGLYGGAPHHDLHHLKFKSNYAPYFTHWDKLFGTFTESHSN, from the coding sequence ATGAACTGCAGCCTGCCAGACAGCGTGCTGCTCAGCTACGCGATGGATGGACTGCGGGACAGGTTGTGCCTCCAGTCTCTTTGGGACTTTATCACAGCAAAGGAGCCATTGATCAAGTCACCcttttttccagtgctgttttcttttacagcATACATGGCTTTCTGTCTTCCATATATTGCACTGGACTTTTTAAGCACTAGACTACCAAACCTGAGAAAATACAAAATCCAGCCGCAGAACTATCCGACTCTTGGAATGATGGTGCCTTGCATTATTCAAAGTGCGTATCAccatgttgtttttattttcccgGTGACATTTCTCCACTGGTACTGGAGACCAATGAATCTACCAGTGATAGCTCCAGAGCTGCCTAAAGTCCTGCTGGAAGTAGTAGTTTGCCTGCTTCTGTTTGATTTCGAGTACTTCCTGTGGCATTTGCTTCATCACAAGGTGCCTTGGCTCTACAAGACCTTCCACAAGGTGCATCACAAGCATGTGTCAACATTTGCTCTTACTACACAGTATTCCGGTGTGTGGGAATTGCTCTCACTGGGCTTTTTTGCTGCTATCAACCCAGTGCTCCTCGGATGCCATCCTTTGACAGAAATGATTTTCTTCCTTGTAAACATTTGGTTGTCAGTGGAGGACCATTCAGGATACGACCTTCCATGGTCAACTCACAGACTTGTGCCTTTTGGTTTGTATGGAGGAGCACCACATCATGATCTCCATCATCTGAAATTCAAATCAAACTATGCTCCTTACTTCACCCACTGGGACAAACTCTTCGGGACATTCACAGAGTCACATTCTAACTAA